AACAAAGTTTTATCAGAGAGTGTAATTAGCTCTTCACTTAGTAATATGGATGATATGAATATTAGTAATGTAGTAAATGTATATATTTATAGACTAAGAAATAAAATTGATAAACCTTATGAAAAGAAACTTATCAAAACAATTAGAGGCTTAGGTTTTAAAATAAGTGATGACTAATCTATCAATAAAAAGAAAACTTCTTATCTATAATATTTTTATTCAAATTCTAATTTTGATGCTTTTCTCTTTTTCTATTTACAAAACTTTAGAGATCTCTTCAAAAGATAAACTTGAAGCTACACTAAAAGTAATCTTACTTGATGTTGCTGATGATATTATTGAACATAAAACAGATTTGCACGCAACAAATTTTGATGAAGAGAAAGAGTATAAATTTAAACCTCTTTATATAAGGTTAATAAAACTAGATGATACCTATAAAGAGGTAAAAAGTACTTATTTTCCAAAAGACATAATTAGTAATAATAACTACTTAAAAAATCTAATCTTAAATCGTATAGATTTTGAATACCAAGAGCACTATATAATTAGTAGATTAAAAATAGAAATGAATGATGATTATGTAGTTGAGGTTGCTACAAACTTTTCTACTATAGACTCAACCCTTGAAAATCTAATTTATATTTTATTTTTTATAGTTCCTGTTATTTTAGTTTTATCGATTATTGGTGGATACTTCTTAATATATAAATCTTTTTTACCTATTGAAAGATTACTTCAAAATCTAAAAAACATAAATGCAAGTGATTTATCAAAAAGATTAGAATCTAAAAACAAAAATGATGAGATAGATTTACTCTCTTATGAGATAAACAACCTTCTACAAAGACTTGAAATATCTTTTGAAAAGATTTCACAATTTAGCTCTGATGCTTCACATGAATTAAAAACACCTCTTACAATTATTAGAGGAGAAATAGAGATAGCTCTTAGAAAAGATAGAAGCCAAAATGAATATAAAGAGACTTTATCAAATTGCTTAGATGAACTTATTACTATACAACAAACCATTGATGATTTACTATTCTTAGCTAAAAATGAACATGAAGTTTTAGAACAAAATGAAGAAGAGATATATTTAGATGAGGTATCACTTGAAGCTTATAAAGAGATGCAAGCCTTTGCAAAACTAAAAAAAATCAAGCTTGAATGTCAAATAAAAGAGCCTTTACAAATAAAAGGTCATCATAAACTACTAAAGATAGCTCTAAAAAATATTTTAAAAAATGCCATAACTTTTAGTCATGAGAACTCAATAGTTACTATCTCAAACTACAAAGAAGAAAATAGCAATGTAATTTGTATAGAAGATACAGGAATTGGTATTTCAAAGGAAGACCAAGAAAAAATCTTTGATAAATTTTATAGGACAGATAAAAGTAGAAACAAAGAGTCTGGTGGCACAGGCTTAGGAATGTCGATTGTTGAAAAAATAGTAAAAATTCATAAAGGAAAAATTGAATTAGAGAGCGAAGAGAATCAAGGAACAAAAGTCTTTTTTAGATTTCTAAAGGAAGTTGATGAATATTAAGAAGCTTGTTAAATTAAACTTTTTAATTATTATCTTTTTAGTAGTATCTATTTTTCTAATAAATAGTATTGTTTTAGAAAAACTAAAAGAGAACCAATACTCAAAAAAAGAGATTTCTAAACTTGTCTTTATGCAAGAAAATATGAACTTTTTAGTTAAAGATATCATTGATACAGAAAATTTAAAAGAGCTAGAAGAGTTAAAAAATGAATTTCTAATTTATGAAAAAAAATTTGAAAAAATAAAAAACTATCTTTTTATAAAAGACAAAGATGATTTTTTAGATTTATTAATAAAGGATATTCATAAACACCCAAATGTTGAAAAGCATTTAATTCTTCTATCTAAATCTGAAAAAGATATAGAAAAATATTTTGATAATATCTTTGAAATGCAAAAAAGAAAAATTGAGTTAAAAACTCTATTTTTACAAGACTATCCCAAAGAGAGTCTACTTAGAAAAAATATAGAAAAGGAAATTTTACAGACTAAAGATCTAAATATTATAAAACATTTCTCAGATATTAAATACTACAGTAAAGAAGTCCTTTTCCAACATAAAGAAGATAAATATTTAAATATACTACTTGAAAAAATATACTCTTTACAAAAGATATACCCAAATAATCAATTATCTGAATATATTGATATTATAAAAACTATCTCTGCCCATGCTTTAGAGTTAGAAAAAATAGAAAAAGAAGAAAAACTATTACAAAACAATATCTCTAAAACAGTAAAAGAGAATAAAGTATTAAACTTAAAAATTGAAAATGAAATTGAAAAAATCTCTTCAAACTTTAGTAAAAGAAGCTACTCTTTTATTATCTCTTTACTCTTAGTAACTATTATTTTAATCATCTATTTAGCTTTTAAAGTAAATAAAAATGTTGCTCTTAGCTTTGATGAAATTCAAGAAAAAGTTGAAGAGGGCTTAAAAACAATAAAAGAGTTAAATCATGAGATAGAAGATACTCAAAAAGAAGTTGTTTTTACAATGGGAGCTATTGGAGAAAGTAGAAGTAAAGAGACTGGTAATCATGTAAAAAGAGTTGCTGAATACTCTAAATTATTAGCTTTATATTATGGTCTTTCAAAAGAAGAAGCTGAACTTTTAAAACAAGCAAGTCCTATGCATGATATAGGAAAAGTTGCGATTCCTGATTCTATTTTAAATAAACCAGGCAGATTTGATGAAAAAGAGAGAAAAATTATGAATACTCATGCAAAAATAGGTTATGAAATGCTTAAACATTCAAATAGACCTCTCTTAAAAGCTGCTGCTATAATTTCTTTAGAACATCATGAAAAATGGGATGGTACAGGTTATCCTAAAGGATTAAAAGAAAAAGAAATTCATATATATGGAAGAATTACTGCCATTGCCGATATATTTGATGCCTTAGGAAGTGATAGATGTTATAAAAAAGCTTGGAGTGATGAAAAAATTTTTAAACTTTTTAAAGAAGAAAGAGAAAAACATTTTGATCCTAAATTGGTAGATATCTTTTTTGAACATTTAGATGAATTTTTAAAAATTAGAGACTCTTTTAAGGATACCTAATACTGTTAATCTCTTATTAATTTATTATTAATAGAAGATTGACTCTAATTATTTATACTTTTGTATTACAAACTAAAGGTAGCCCATGACAAATATCTCTTCATATAGAGTAATTTTATATATTTCTTTACTTTTTACTCTATTTTATAACTTTTCATTCTTTAAAAATTTTTTTCTTACTTATAATTTTAGTGGTATAAATATAGCTTACTCAATAAGTATTACTATTACTCTCTTTGCATTTATTGCCTTTGTATTAACACTTCTAAGTTCAAAACATATTTTTAAACCCTTTGTTATTTTATTACTTATTATCTCTTCTTTTACTGCTTATTTTATGGATACTTATAATGTTGTAATTGACCATAGTATGCTTAGAAACTCTTTACAAACAAATCTTGAAGAATCATTAGATTTATTTAGTTTTAAACTTATTTTATATGTGCTATTTTTAGGCTTAGTTCCAAGTTTTTTTATTTACAAAATAAAACCTTCATTTGGTACATTTAAACAAGAGAGTTTAAAGAAAATAAAAATGCTTCTTCTACTTTTTATAGTTATTGCTGTAAATGTATTTGGTTTTAGTAAATTTTATACCTCTTTTTTTAGAGAACATAAAACATTAAGATATTATGCAAACCCTACTTTTTGGATGTATAGTGTTGTAAATTATACAAAAAGAACTTTTTATAATGGAAAAATTATTGTTAAAGAAGTAGGAAAAGATGCAAATATCAATGAAACAGCAGAAGATAAAAAAGAACTAGTAATCATGGTAGTTGGTGAAGCTACTAGAGCAGACAGATTTTCATTAAATGGTTATGAAAGAGAAACAAATCCTTTATTGAAACAAGAGGAGGTTTATAACTTCTCTAAAATGGCTTCATGTGGAACTTCGACTGCTCACTCTGTACCTTGTATGTTCTCTAAATTTGATAGAGATAGTTATAATTATAAAAAAGGTATCACAAACGAAAATGTTTTAGATGTATTAACGCATACAAAACAAGTAAATATTTTATGGAGAGATAATAACTCTGATTCAAAAGGTGTTGCACTAAGAGTTAAATATGAAGATTTTAGAAGCTCTAAAACAAACCCTATTTGTGAAAAAGATGGAGAGTGTAGAGATGAAGGTATGCTAATAGGTCTTGATAACTATATTAAAGAGAATAAAAATGGCGATATCTTAATTATTCTTCATCAAATGGGTAACCATGGTCCTGCATACTATAAAAGATATCCTAAAGAGTTTGAAAAGTTTACTCCTGTTTGTAAAACAAATCAATTAGAAAAGTGTACAGTAGAGGAAATAAACAATGCCTATGACAATGCTATTTTACATACAGACTCATTTTTATCACAAGTGATTAATTTTTTAAAACCTTATTCAAAAGATTATGAAACAGCCATGCTTTATATAAGTGACCATGGAGAAAGTTTAGGAGAAAATGGAATTTACTTACATGGCTTGCCATATTTTATGGCTCCCGATACTCAAACTCATGTTGCCTCTTTAGTATGGTTTGGAGAGAGTATGAAAGAGGATTTAGATTTAAATAAACTTAATCAAATAAAAGACAAACCTCTTTCTCAAGATAACCTCTTTCATACTCTACTTGGAATGTTTGAAGTAACTACTGATAGTTATAAAAAAGAGTTAGATATTTTATCTACTATACGAACAGAAGATTAAAATTAAAAAGGTAAAAAAAACTTTACCTTTTTAATTTATGTTAAAGTTATTTTAGTTAATATTACATTTTAGGTTTGTGGTACAAACTGACATCTTGATTAGATTCTTTCAAGTGCTGTCTTTCATTATTTATGGTTAATTTATTTTCTTTAAACCATATATTTCAAAATCACATTTTATCATTGTTAGGAGAATGCATGAACTTTTGGCAAAATTTCAAAAGGGATATTTTAGTGAAATTTTGGGCTCCAATTCCTGCTGTAATTGCACTTGGAATTTTATCTGCTTATTATTTCGGTCTTACAGGAACATATTGGGCTGTAACAGGTGAGTTTACTAGATGGGGTGGACACGTATTAGAGACTTTTGGTGTAGATTTATCTACATGGGGATATTACAAAATCATGAATATGGATGGTAATATTTTTACAAGAGTTGATGGTGTTATGATTATTGGTATGTTTGCAGGTTGTATTGCAGCAGCATTTTGGGGGAACAATGTAAAACTTAGAATGCCAGCAAGTAATATTAGAATCTTTCAAGCTCTAATTGGTGGTATTATTGCAGGTTTTGGTGCAAGACTTGGTATGGGTTGTAACCTTGCAAGTTTCTTTACTGGTATTCCTCAATTTACATTCCATGCTTGGATGTTTACTATTGCTATGATTGTTGGTGTTTATTTAGGTGCAAAGTTTTCTTTATTACCTTTTTTCCAATCTAAGATTAAACTTCAAAAAGTATCTTGTTCTAAGCCTTTAGAAAAGAACGAGACTAAAACTAAAAGCTTATTTACTTTAGGTTCTTTTGCTTTTATTGCAATTATTATTTGGGCTTTATATCTTATTTTTGTACAAGGAAGTACTAAACTTGGTATGGCTATGTTATTTGGTAGTGCTTTTGGTCTAGCAATTGCAAAAGCTCAAATCTGTTTTACTTCTGCATTTAGAGATATTTTTACAACAGGAAGAAGTGAATTAGCTAAAGGTATTGTTATTGGTATGGCTGTTGCAACACTTGGAGTTTTTTCATATATTATGATTGGACAACCTCCTAAAATTATGTGGGCAGGACCAAATGCTATCATTGGTGGTATTCTTTTTGGTTTTGGTATTGTTTTAGCTGGTGGTTGTGAATGTGGTTGGATGTATAGAGCAGTTGAAGGTCAAGTTCATTTCTGGGTTGTTGGTATCGGAAATGTAATTGGTGCAACTTTACTTGCATTTGTATGGGATGATTTATCTTTAGAGTTAGCTACAAGCTGGCCAAAAATCAACCTACTTGAAGTATTTGGAAATTATGGTGGACTATTCTTAAATTATGGTCTTCTAATTTTACTTTTTGCACTTATTTTAGTGTTAGAAAAAAGATATTTAAATAAATCAAAAAATAGATAAGGATAAAAAATGAATAGCGAAGAAATCATTCCTGATTATAGACTTGATATGCAAGGAGAACCTTGTCCATATCCTGCTGTAAATGCTTTAGAAACTATGAAAGAACTTAAAGAAGGAGAAATCCTTGAAATTATCAGTGATTGTCCACAAAGTATTAATAATATCCCTGCTGATGCAAGAAATCATGGATATAAAGTATTAAATGTAGATAGTAGTGGTCCAACTATTAGATATATTATTCAAAAATAATCTTAATATATTAGAGGTATAATACCTCTAATATAAATAAGGATTATTATGAACTATCAAAAAATTCTTGAAGAGATAAAAGAACAGATTCAAACTGAACTTCCAAAAGGGGAAGTTGCTAGCTATATTCCTGCACTAAAAAATGTACAAGCCAATGATTTTGCCATGAGTATAAAACTACTTGATGGAACAAGTTATAATATAGGATGCTTTGACAAAAAGTTTTCTATTCAAAGTATTTCAAAAGTCTTTACCTTTTCAATGGCTTTAAAACATTATGGAAAAGAGTTATATCAAAGAGTTTGGTATGAACCTTCAGGAAACCCTTTTAACTCCTTAGTACAACTTGAATATGAAAAAGGTATTCCAAGGAATCCTTTTATAAATGCTGGTGCTATTGTTACTACAGATAGCTTGTTGTCTTATTACAAAGATAAGAATCTTACTTTTAATGAAATAAATCAATTTATAAATAATCTAAGTAAAAAAGAGATCTCTTTTGATGAAGAAATTTTTAAATCAGAATTAGAGTCAGGATATAGAAACCAAGCCCTTGCCAGTTTAATGAAAAGTTTTAATAATATTGATAATCCTATAGAAGAGACTTTAGAAACCTACTTTAAACACTGTTCACTTATGATGAGTTGTGAAGAGTTAGCAAGTGCTATGTTATTTTTAGCAAATCATGGAGTTGATCCACTTACAAATGAAGAGTTTATTACTGCACCAAAAGCAAAAAGAGTAAATGCTTTAATGCTTACTTGTGGTCACTATGATGCCTCAGGAGATTTTGCTTTTCATGTGGGATTACCAGGTAAAAGTGGTGTAGGAGGAGGAATTGTAGCTATTGTTCCAAAGAAGATGGCTATTTGTGTTTATTCTCCAAGATTAAATGAAAAAGGAAATTCTCACAGTGGAACAAAAGCCTTAGAACTATTTACTACCTTAACTGATCTTTCTATTTTTTAAAATGTAAAGAAATTGTCAAGAAACTTTACATAAGAAATTTAAACTATTCCTTTATACTTTCAAAATAATACAAAATATAAAGGAATTAAGATGAGAAATCTACTTCTAATATTTATCTTTGCTACTTTTTCTTTTAGTAGCCAGTTAAATACTTATTTAAATAATTTAAAACAAGAAGCAACAAAAGAAAATCCAAATTTCAAAGAGTTTAGTATTAAAAAAGGTGAAGAGATATTTACTTCTAAACATATTGGAAAAAAAGGAAAAGAGATTGCTTGTACTTCATGCCATGGCATAGACCTAACAAAAAAAAGTGAAAACTTCTTTACAGGAAAAGAGCTAGAACCTCTATCACAAAAGGTTAACCCTACAAGATTAACTGATATAAAAAAAGTAGAAAAATGGCTAAAAAGAAATTTCAAAGATGTATATAATAGAGTTGGTACAGCACAAGAAAAAGGTGATGTATTAGTTTATATCTTAAGTAAATAAGGATAAAAAATGAGAACTTTAATTTTATTAATTTTTATAAATTTATCTCTGTTTAGTGCAAGTGCAAAAAAAGATGTTCCTTTAGTTACAAATGAAGTATATTCAAATGAGTGTGGTTCTTGCCACTTTGCATATTTCCCTGGTTTGTTACCTGAAAACTCTTGGAAAAAGCTAATGGCTGAGTTAGAGAACCATTTTGGAGATGATGCTACAGTTGATGAACAAACATTTCAAACTCTAACAAAATTTTTAAATGAAAATAGTGCTGAAAAAAATATGAATTATAAAAGAAGTAGAAAGATAGTACAAAGTATTCCAAAAGATGAAGTCTATATTGCTATTTCAAAAACACCATATATTCATAAAAAGCATAAAAAAATAAAAAAACATTTAATAACTCAAAAAGAGGTAAAAGGTCTTTTTAACTGTACTGCTTGTCATCAAAGTACAAAAAAGGCTATCTTCAATGATGATGATGTAGATATTCCAAATTATGGAAAATGGGAGGATTAAGATGAACAAATCATATATTTGGTCACTTCCTACAAGAGCCTTTCACTGGCTTTTTGTAGTAGGAATTTTAATAGCTTTTTTAACAGACGATGACCATTTGTTAAATTATCATGCAATTGTTGGTTATGCTCTATTGATTCTTTTAGCCTTTAGAGTTTTATGGGGATTTTTTGGACCTAAATACTCAAAATTTAAAGATTTTCCAACTAATGAGATTAAAGAGTACTCTTCAAATGCTTTAAAAAAAGAGTCAAAATATATAGGACATAATCCAGCAGCTTCTTATGTGATGATTACTATGTTAGTTTCTACTTTTCTTATTATTTTAACAGGAGTATTAACCTATGGAATACAAGAAGGAAAAGGTATTTTAGGTTTTTTAAATGAGACTTTTTTTAAAGGCATGAAAAGTATGGATAATATCCATGAGTTCTTTGCAAACTTCTTCATCTTTTTAATTGTTTTACACCTAGCTGGTATTATAATAGATAAATTTTTACATAAAGAAGTAGAGACTTTAAAATCAATTTTTACTGGATACAAAAATAGTAAAGAAGATAAAAGTATAAAACTAAATATTTTTCAAAAACTTTTTGCAGGTTTTATGTTTATACTTCTAATTGCTTTTTTAGTATTTAATATAATAAATCCAAAAAATGTTTTAGTAGCTTCAATTAACAAGCCTATTGATTATAAAGTACAAAATGAACTTTTTGTAGATGAGTGTGCATCGTGTCATACTCTTTATCCCTCCCTTTTTGTTGCCTAAAAATTCTTGGGAAAAGTTGATGGCTGATTTAGAGAACCACTTTGGAGATGATGCTTCAGTTGAAGAAGAGACACATAATATAATTTTAAAGTTTTTAGAAAAAAATAGTGCAGAAACTTCTACTAAAGAGGCTAGTTTTATGATTTTGGATTCTTTAAAAAATAAGGATATAATAGCTATAAGTGAGACTACTTATTGGAAAGAAAAACATAAAAATATTGATGATAAAATTTTTTCAAATAGTTTAGTTAAAAGCAAAGCAAACTGTAAAGCTTGCCATAATGATATAGAAAAAGGTTTAATAGAAGATGAAAATATTAAAGATATTAGTAGTTTTGCTAGTTCTATGTAATCTTACATTATTTGCAAAAGAGAACCATATTTATAAAAATCTTGACTTTCTAAATCTTGATAAAAATCAACAAGAGAAATTAAAAAAGATATTAATCTCTCATAAAAAAAGATATGAAAAGTTTTATGTTTTTAAACAAGAAGAAGAGAAAAAACTTCAAGAATTAATAAAACAAGACCATTTTGATGAAGAAAAATATGAAGATATTGCCGAAGAGATAGAAGAAGAAGCAGTTGAACTTGAAGTAAAAACATTAAAGAAAATACATAAAATTTTAACAAAAGAACAAAGAGAGAAATTTTCACATTATCTACAGGAGTGGAAAGTTGAATAAAAGAGTTTTATTAATTGAAGATGATATTCAAATGCAAAATTTAATAGTTGAATATCTAAAAGATTATCATCTTGATTGTAGAGCTGTTTCTCATCCTAAAGAGGCTTTAAAAATCTTAGAAGAGAAAAGCTTCGCTATTATAATTCTTGATTTAATGCTTCCAGAAATGGATGGGTTTGATTTATTTAAACAGATTAAGAAAATCTGTGATACTCCTATTATCATCTCTTCTGCAAGGGCAGATATTGGAAATAAAATACATGGCTTTGAACTTGGAGCTGATGATTATTTAGCTAAACCTTATGAACCAAGAGAACTTGTATTAAGAATAGAATATATATTAAAAAAGAGTTTTAAAAATAAAG
This sequence is a window from Halarcobacter bivalviorum. Protein-coding genes within it:
- a CDS encoding response regulator transcription factor — its product is MNKRVLLIEDDIQMQNLIVEYLKDYHLDCRAVSHPKEALKILEEKSFAIIILDLMLPEMDGFDLFKQIKKICDTPIIISSARADIGNKIHGFELGADDYLAKPYEPRELVLRIEYILKKSFKNKEKISDFIIDKVNKEVFIDDYQIDLTKIEYEIFLFLCENINKVSSREQIVNATSLSEDTKNRTIDMHISNIRQKIGDDSKLPKYIKSIWGIGYKFVG
- the yedF gene encoding sulfurtransferase-like selenium metabolism protein YedF gives rise to the protein MNSEEIIPDYRLDMQGEPCPYPAVNALETMKELKEGEILEIISDCPQSINNIPADARNHGYKVLNVDSSGPTIRYIIQK
- the yedE gene encoding selenium metabolism membrane protein YedE/FdhT gives rise to the protein MNFWQNFKRDILVKFWAPIPAVIALGILSAYYFGLTGTYWAVTGEFTRWGGHVLETFGVDLSTWGYYKIMNMDGNIFTRVDGVMIIGMFAGCIAAAFWGNNVKLRMPASNIRIFQALIGGIIAGFGARLGMGCNLASFFTGIPQFTFHAWMFTIAMIVGVYLGAKFSLLPFFQSKIKLQKVSCSKPLEKNETKTKSLFTLGSFAFIAIIIWALYLIFVQGSTKLGMAMLFGSAFGLAIAKAQICFTSAFRDIFTTGRSELAKGIVIGMAVATLGVFSYIMIGQPPKIMWAGPNAIIGGILFGFGIVLAGGCECGWMYRAVEGQVHFWVVGIGNVIGATLLAFVWDDLSLELATSWPKINLLEVFGNYGGLFLNYGLLILLFALILVLEKRYLNKSKNR
- a CDS encoding sensor histidine kinase, translated to MTNLSIKRKLLIYNIFIQILILMLFSFSIYKTLEISSKDKLEATLKVILLDVADDIIEHKTDLHATNFDEEKEYKFKPLYIRLIKLDDTYKEVKSTYFPKDIISNNNYLKNLILNRIDFEYQEHYIISRLKIEMNDDYVVEVATNFSTIDSTLENLIYILFFIVPVILVLSIIGGYFLIYKSFLPIERLLQNLKNINASDLSKRLESKNKNDEIDLLSYEINNLLQRLEISFEKISQFSSDASHELKTPLTIIRGEIEIALRKDRSQNEYKETLSNCLDELITIQQTIDDLLFLAKNEHEVLEQNEEEIYLDEVSLEAYKEMQAFAKLKKIKLECQIKEPLQIKGHHKLLKIALKNILKNAITFSHENSIVTISNYKEENSNVICIEDTGIGISKEDQEKIFDKFYRTDKSRNKESGGTGLGMSIVEKIVKIHKGKIELESEENQGTKVFFRFLKEVDEY
- a CDS encoding DUF1924 domain-containing protein; its protein translation is MRNLLLIFIFATFSFSSQLNTYLNNLKQEATKENPNFKEFSIKKGEEIFTSKHIGKKGKEIACTSCHGIDLTKKSENFFTGKELEPLSQKVNPTRLTDIKKVEKWLKRNFKDVYNRVGTAQEKGDVLVYILSK
- a CDS encoding glutaminase — protein: MNYQKILEEIKEQIQTELPKGEVASYIPALKNVQANDFAMSIKLLDGTSYNIGCFDKKFSIQSISKVFTFSMALKHYGKELYQRVWYEPSGNPFNSLVQLEYEKGIPRNPFINAGAIVTTDSLLSYYKDKNLTFNEINQFINNLSKKEISFDEEIFKSELESGYRNQALASLMKSFNNIDNPIEETLETYFKHCSLMMSCEELASAMLFLANHGVDPLTNEEFITAPKAKRVNALMLTCGHYDASGDFAFHVGLPGKSGVGGGIVAIVPKKMAICVYSPRLNEKGNSHSGTKALELFTTLTDLSIF
- a CDS encoding HD-GYP domain-containing protein; its protein translation is MNIKKLVKLNFLIIIFLVVSIFLINSIVLEKLKENQYSKKEISKLVFMQENMNFLVKDIIDTENLKELEELKNEFLIYEKKFEKIKNYLFIKDKDDFLDLLIKDIHKHPNVEKHLILLSKSEKDIEKYFDNIFEMQKRKIELKTLFLQDYPKESLLRKNIEKEILQTKDLNIIKHFSDIKYYSKEVLFQHKEDKYLNILLEKIYSLQKIYPNNQLSEYIDIIKTISAHALELEKIEKEEKLLQNNISKTVKENKVLNLKIENEIEKISSNFSKRSYSFIISLLLVTIILIIYLAFKVNKNVALSFDEIQEKVEEGLKTIKELNHEIEDTQKEVVFTMGAIGESRSKETGNHVKRVAEYSKLLALYYGLSKEEAELLKQASPMHDIGKVAIPDSILNKPGRFDEKERKIMNTHAKIGYEMLKHSNRPLLKAAAIISLEHHEKWDGTGYPKGLKEKEIHIYGRITAIADIFDALGSDRCYKKAWSDEKIFKLFKEEREKHFDPKLVDIFFEHLDEFLKIRDSFKDT
- a CDS encoding diheme cytochrome c; protein product: MADLENHFGDDASVEEETHNIILKFLEKNSAETSTKEASFMILDSLKNKDIIAISETTYWKEKHKNIDDKIFSNSLVKSKANCKACHNDIEKGLIEDENIKDISSFASSM
- a CDS encoding Spy/CpxP family protein refolding chaperone, whose translation is MKILKILVVLLVLCNLTLFAKENHIYKNLDFLNLDKNQQEKLKKILISHKKRYEKFYVFKQEEEKKLQELIKQDHFDEEKYEDIAEEIEEEAVELEVKTLKKIHKILTKEQREKFSHYLQEWKVE
- a CDS encoding cytochrome b/b6 domain-containing protein, producing MNKSYIWSLPTRAFHWLFVVGILIAFLTDDDHLLNYHAIVGYALLILLAFRVLWGFFGPKYSKFKDFPTNEIKEYSSNALKKESKYIGHNPAASYVMITMLVSTFLIILTGVLTYGIQEGKGILGFLNETFFKGMKSMDNIHEFFANFFIFLIVLHLAGIIIDKFLHKEVETLKSIFTGYKNSKEDKSIKLNIFQKLFAGFMFILLIAFLVFNIINPKNVLVASINKPIDYKVQNELFVDECASCHTLYPSLFVA
- a CDS encoding phosphoethanolamine transferase, with the translated sequence MTNISSYRVILYISLLFTLFYNFSFFKNFFLTYNFSGINIAYSISITITLFAFIAFVLTLLSSKHIFKPFVILLLIISSFTAYFMDTYNVVIDHSMLRNSLQTNLEESLDLFSFKLILYVLFLGLVPSFFIYKIKPSFGTFKQESLKKIKMLLLLFIVIAVNVFGFSKFYTSFFREHKTLRYYANPTFWMYSVVNYTKRTFYNGKIIVKEVGKDANINETAEDKKELVIMVVGEATRADRFSLNGYERETNPLLKQEEVYNFSKMASCGTSTAHSVPCMFSKFDRDSYNYKKGITNENVLDVLTHTKQVNILWRDNNSDSKGVALRVKYEDFRSSKTNPICEKDGECRDEGMLIGLDNYIKENKNGDILIILHQMGNHGPAYYKRYPKEFEKFTPVCKTNQLEKCTVEEINNAYDNAILHTDSFLSQVINFLKPYSKDYETAMLYISDHGESLGENGIYLHGLPYFMAPDTQTHVASLVWFGESMKEDLDLNKLNQIKDKPLSQDNLFHTLLGMFEVTTDSYKKELDILSTIRTED
- a CDS encoding cytochrome C, translating into MRTLILLIFINLSLFSASAKKDVPLVTNEVYSNECGSCHFAYFPGLLPENSWKKLMAELENHFGDDATVDEQTFQTLTKFLNENSAEKNMNYKRSRKIVQSIPKDEVYIAISKTPYIHKKHKKIKKHLITQKEVKGLFNCTACHQSTKKAIFNDDDVDIPNYGKWED